A window of Pseudomonas monteilii contains these coding sequences:
- a CDS encoding diguanylate cyclase: MPNAKQGPRLTLRTLILSLSALTALVMLCTSYFASYRVQRQLLIDHALESNRVYAAKLASTTEAFVVSALKQLAVSAGVQARHMNDDQALAEEADRLLRQSSAFNSTFAVDARGVMRAISPAALQPMIGRQLQTPGAREALHERRPIVSTPYLSVANNLVVVMSQPIYGADGQYLGYVGGSLHLRQHNILNTLLGEQFHKDGSYLYVVDRHLRLLYHPDAARVGTQVKGNAMLDELAEHTSGTRSLTNSQGVPMLAGFATVPSTGWGVVAQQPQAMTVAPLQGLVLSMLELSAPLVLLGIALLWWLALVIARPLWQLAAGARQMDHVDTRDHLQNVRAWYFEAEELKRALLFGLNLLQERIGRLSHDAQTDPLTGLVNRRGLDHALAVLGAERRGFSVIVLDVDHFKRVNDTYGHEVGDHVLRQLAELMRAGCREGDLLCRTGGEEFLMLLPGAGQAVALAVAERLRLCVEAAPIEPIGTVTVSLGVAHGSPDDQLVPADVLSQADRALYRAKRGGRNQVVSGDDLPRRSADTPG, encoded by the coding sequence TTGCCGAACGCCAAGCAAGGCCCTCGCCTGACGCTGCGCACGTTGATCCTGTCGCTGTCTGCATTGACGGCGCTGGTCATGCTCTGCACGAGCTACTTCGCCAGCTACCGGGTCCAGCGGCAACTGCTGATCGATCATGCACTGGAGTCGAATCGGGTCTATGCCGCAAAGCTGGCCTCGACCACCGAAGCCTTCGTCGTCAGCGCACTCAAGCAGCTGGCCGTCAGTGCCGGCGTCCAGGCGCGCCACATGAACGACGACCAGGCCCTGGCCGAGGAAGCCGACCGCCTGCTGCGGCAAAGCAGCGCCTTCAACTCGACCTTCGCGGTGGATGCCCGTGGCGTCATGCGCGCCATTTCGCCGGCCGCGCTTCAACCCATGATCGGCCGGCAGTTGCAGACGCCTGGCGCGCGGGAGGCCTTGCACGAACGTCGGCCGATCGTCTCCACTCCCTACCTGTCGGTGGCCAACAACCTCGTCGTGGTGATGTCGCAACCGATCTACGGCGCCGATGGGCAGTACCTGGGTTATGTCGGCGGCAGCCTGCACCTGCGCCAGCACAATATCCTCAACACGTTGCTGGGCGAACAGTTTCACAAGGATGGCTCCTACCTCTATGTGGTCGACCGGCACCTGCGCCTGCTCTATCACCCCGACGCGGCGCGGGTCGGCACCCAGGTCAAGGGCAACGCCATGCTCGATGAACTGGCCGAGCACACCAGCGGGACGCGCAGCCTGACCAACAGCCAGGGCGTGCCCATGCTCGCCGGTTTCGCCACTGTGCCCAGTACCGGCTGGGGCGTCGTCGCGCAGCAGCCTCAGGCCATGACCGTGGCACCGCTGCAAGGGCTGGTGCTGAGCATGCTCGAACTGTCAGCCCCCTTGGTGTTGCTGGGTATCGCGCTGCTCTGGTGGCTGGCCCTGGTCATCGCCCGCCCCCTGTGGCAACTGGCCGCCGGGGCACGGCAGATGGACCATGTCGACACGCGGGACCACCTGCAGAACGTACGGGCCTGGTATTTCGAGGCCGAAGAGCTCAAGCGTGCGCTGCTGTTCGGGCTCAACCTGCTGCAGGAACGCATCGGCCGCCTGAGCCATGACGCACAGACCGACCCCTTGACGGGCCTGGTCAACCGGCGCGGACTGGACCATGCCCTGGCCGTGCTCGGGGCGGAGCGCCGGGGTTTTTCCGTGATCGTCCTGGACGTGGACCACTTCAAGCGGGTCAATGACACCTATGGACACGAGGTTGGCGACCACGTGCTGCGCCAACTGGCCGAATTGATGCGCGCCGGCTGCCGCGAAGGCGATCTGCTGTGCCGGACAGGTGGCGAGGAGTTCCTCATGCTGCTGCCAGGCGCGGGTCAGGCCGTGGCGCTGGCGGTGGCCGAACGCCTGCGCCTGTGTGTTGAAGCTGCGCCCATCGAGCCGATCGGCACGGTCACGGTGTCGTTGGGCGTCGCGCACGGCTCCCCCGACGACCAGCTAGTACCCGCTGATGTGTTGAGCCAGGCGGATCGCGCCCTGTACAGGGCCAAGCGCGGCGGACGCAATCAGGTGGTGAGCGGCGACGACCTGCCTCGACGCTCGGCAGACACCCCAGGCTGA